Proteins from a genomic interval of Sporomusaceae bacterium:
- the purR gene encoding pur operon repressor: MDKTNRQARRIALTKMLADHPGQLFSLNHFSTLFGVAKSTLSEDLEAVRQALAGFDLGRLETVSGAAGGVRLVPLKTDEAAHRLLTTLAEKMSAPDRIIPGGFLYMSDILFSPQLMAQVGEVFLTRFAAAAPDHIMTVETKGIPLAFATARAFNLPLVTVRRGSRVTEGTAVSINYVTGSSRRIQTMSLPKRAVPPGARVLIIDDFMKAGGTACGMLDLATEVGASVVGIGVLVATAEPADKLVDSFLPLLILRGVDEHNKKTDIRPAL; this comes from the coding sequence ATGGACAAGACTAACCGGCAGGCGCGCAGGATCGCCTTGACCAAGATGCTGGCCGATCATCCTGGCCAACTGTTTTCCCTGAATCATTTCAGCACCCTGTTTGGGGTTGCCAAATCGACGCTTTCGGAAGACCTGGAGGCTGTGAGGCAGGCTTTGGCAGGCTTCGACCTCGGCCGGCTGGAAACGGTGTCCGGTGCGGCCGGCGGCGTGAGGCTGGTGCCGCTGAAGACGGACGAGGCCGCCCACAGATTGCTGACCACCCTGGCGGAGAAGATGTCGGCGCCCGACCGGATAATCCCCGGCGGGTTCCTTTACATGTCGGACATTCTTTTCTCCCCCCAACTGATGGCTCAGGTTGGCGAGGTTTTCCTGACCCGGTTCGCGGCCGCCGCTCCCGACCATATCATGACTGTGGAGACGAAAGGTATCCCGCTGGCGTTCGCGACCGCCCGGGCGTTCAACCTGCCGCTGGTGACGGTGAGGCGGGGCAGCCGGGTGACGGAGGGGACGGCGGTAAGCATTAACTATGTGACCGGGTCTTCGCGCCGCATCCAGACGATGTCGCTGCCCAAGAGGGCCGTGCCGCCGGGCGCGAGGGTGCTGATCATCGACGATTTCATGAAGGCCGGCGGCACGGCCTGCGGCATGCTCGACCTGGCCACGGAGGTGGGGGCTTCGGTTGTCGGCATCGGTGTGCTTGTGGCCACCGCCGAACCGGCGGACAAGCTTGTCGACAGCTTCTTGCCGCTCCTCATCCTTCGCGGGGTTGATGAGCATAATAAGAAAACGGATATCCGACCGGCCTTGTGA
- the ispE gene encoding 4-(cytidine 5'-diphospho)-2-C-methyl-D-erythritol kinase, producing MNGDRLILAARAKINLALDVLFRRPDGYHEVAMVMQAVALADRVTLVDDDAISVVSSAAELDCGPSNLAYRAAALLRERCGVDRGARVTLEKNIPLAAGLAGGSADAAAVLRGLNRLWGLGLALAELEEIGAALGSDVPFCLRGGTSLATGRGEKLGKLAALPHAWVVLAKPPVAVSTAWVYGHYRGELVKSRPDIAGMTACLAAGDLPGVAGRLANVLETVTVPAHPEIAALKAAMRDQGAMASLMSGSGPTVFGLVDNLRQAEQIAAALRSSTDAWVTVTETAGELEGEDGTTVAADQA from the coding sequence ATGAACGGTGACCGACTGATTCTCGCCGCGAGAGCCAAGATCAACCTGGCGCTCGATGTGCTGTTCAGACGGCCGGACGGCTACCACGAAGTGGCGATGGTGATGCAGGCCGTTGCGCTTGCCGACAGGGTCACGCTCGTGGACGACGATGCAATAAGTGTCGTTTCCTCGGCGGCGGAGCTGGACTGTGGGCCGTCCAACCTGGCTTACCGGGCCGCTGCCTTGCTCAGGGAACGGTGCGGGGTCGACCGTGGGGCCCGTGTCACGCTGGAGAAAAATATTCCGCTGGCGGCGGGACTGGCCGGCGGCAGCGCCGATGCTGCCGCCGTCTTGCGCGGTCTGAACAGGCTGTGGGGCCTTGGCCTCGCGCTTGCTGAGCTGGAGGAGATCGGCGCCGCCTTGGGGTCGGATGTTCCTTTTTGCCTGCGCGGCGGCACGTCGCTGGCCACGGGCAGGGGAGAAAAGCTCGGCAAGCTCGCGGCCCTGCCTCACGCCTGGGTGGTGCTGGCCAAACCGCCGGTTGCCGTTTCTACCGCCTGGGTATACGGTCATTACCGCGGCGAGCTGGTGAAGTCGCGTCCCGATATCGCCGGTATGACCGCCTGCCTGGCCGCGGGCGACCTGCCCGGAGTCGCTGGCCGCTTGGCCAACGTTTTGGAGACTGTTACCGTGCCGGCCCATCCCGAGATAGCGGCGCTGAAAGCCGCGATGCGGGACCAGGGCGCAATGGCCAGCCTGATGTCAGGCAGCGGGCCGACCGTTTTCGGCCTTGTAGATAATCTTCGCCAGGCAGAGCAGATCGCTGCCGCGCTCAGAAGCTCGACTGACGCCTGGGTGACGGTGACGGAGACGGCTGGTGAATTGGAGGGAGAAGATGGAACGACGGTTGCCGCCGATCAAGCTTGA
- a CDS encoding ATP-dependent Clp protease proteolytic subunit — translation MGGIDMDFGQFFWIIFIVFTVWPMLRQQGIARARLKLIRAIEERRQSRLITMIHRQEAISILGLPISRYINIEDSEQVLRAIHLTPSDMPIDIVLHTPGGLVLASEQISHALMRHKAKVTVFVPHYAMSGGTMIALAADEIVMDCNAVLGPVDPQLGQYPAASILKAVAQKNINRVDDNTLILADMAGKAMRQVEEFLAKLLSDKLSPEAAQTLAHTLSEGRWTHDYPITCDQLQEMGLPVVRELPAEVYDLMELYPQPAQRRPSVQYIPVPYGRDTFKKP, via the coding sequence ATGGGAGGCATCGATATGGATTTCGGCCAGTTTTTCTGGATTATTTTCATCGTCTTTACGGTGTGGCCTATGTTGCGGCAGCAGGGGATCGCGCGGGCCCGCCTCAAGCTGATAAGGGCGATCGAGGAGCGCCGCCAGTCGCGCCTCATCACGATGATTCACCGCCAGGAGGCCATCAGTATTCTCGGCTTGCCGATCAGCCGCTATATTAATATCGAGGATTCGGAACAGGTGCTGCGGGCTATCCATCTTACGCCTTCCGACATGCCCATCGATATTGTCCTGCATACCCCCGGCGGGCTGGTGCTGGCATCGGAGCAGATTTCGCACGCTCTGATGCGTCATAAGGCCAAAGTGACGGTTTTCGTGCCTCACTACGCCATGAGCGGAGGAACGATGATCGCCCTGGCCGCCGACGAGATCGTGATGGATTGCAACGCGGTGCTGGGGCCGGTCGATCCTCAGCTCGGCCAGTATCCGGCGGCGTCGATTTTAAAGGCGGTGGCGCAGAAGAATATCAACAGGGTGGACGATAATACGCTCATTCTCGCCGATATGGCGGGCAAAGCGATGCGCCAGGTGGAAGAGTTCCTGGCAAAGCTGTTGTCCGACAAGCTTTCGCCGGAGGCGGCCCAGACCCTTGCCCATACTTTGAGCGAGGGCCGCTGGACCCACGATTATCCGATTACCTGCGATCAATTGCAGGAGATGGGGCTGCCGGTCGTGCGCGAGCTGCCGGCGGAGGTTTACGATCTGATGGAGCTTTATCCCCAGCCAGCCCAGCGACGTCCGTCGGTGCAATATATCCCGGTGCCTTACGGGCGGGATACTTTCAAGAAACCGTAG
- a CDS encoding DUF3794 domain-containing protein — protein sequence MADKKRQSSNSTSATSETVMVTTGNTTVESAELVCGCPEPGPATIQVEQVLGANMEQRVVEFDMVVPDPKPSIEQVIDVFVKDVCIKSVDVIPNKIIVRGKLEVKVLYVADLPSQPVHAFEREQRWTRDIVVEGAMPDMKATADVLVEYVDYDFHRRHNDRKVHITIVLKVWTRVVTTTEMDVYALSPIDEVGVVEVTSASAADALASGSVTSTGNVFVTGPGVEPTAGVSMGVSGTATVTGTKVNVRTGPGTNFPVVTQVNTNDVVTLKDQAFGWYRVVLSDGSTTGWIAGWLLSVGAAAGTPKG from the coding sequence ATGGCTGACAAGAAAAGACAGAGCTCCAACTCGACCTCCGCGACGTCGGAAACCGTCATGGTGACTACTGGCAACACGACGGTGGAAAGCGCCGAGCTGGTGTGCGGCTGCCCTGAGCCCGGTCCGGCAACGATCCAGGTGGAACAGGTTTTGGGCGCCAATATGGAGCAACGGGTCGTGGAATTCGATATGGTCGTTCCAGATCCGAAACCCAGTATCGAGCAGGTAATAGACGTATTCGTCAAGGATGTCTGCATCAAGAGTGTCGATGTTATTCCAAACAAGATTATCGTCCGCGGCAAACTGGAAGTCAAGGTGCTGTATGTAGCCGATCTGCCCAGCCAGCCGGTTCACGCCTTCGAGCGGGAGCAGCGCTGGACGAGGGATATTGTAGTTGAAGGCGCCATGCCGGATATGAAGGCGACCGCCGACGTACTGGTGGAGTATGTAGACTATGACTTCCACCGGCGCCATAACGACCGGAAGGTACACATAACCATCGTACTTAAAGTGTGGACCAGGGTGGTAACGACCACTGAGATGGATGTTTACGCTCTTTCGCCGATCGATGAGGTCGGGGTGGTGGAGGTGACTTCGGCCAGCGCGGCCGATGCGTTGGCTTCCGGGAGTGTGACGTCGACGGGCAACGTTTTCGTCACCGGCCCGGGTGTAGAGCCGACGGCGGGGGTGAGCATGGGGGTCAGCGGCACGGCGACAGTTACGGGAACTAAGGTCAATGTCCGCACAGGCCCCGGCACGAATTTCCCGGTCGTCACCCAGGTAAATACCAACGACGTGGTGACGCTGAAGGATCAGGCGTTCGGCTGGTACCGGGTGGTGCTGAGCGACGGTTCGACCACGGGCTGGATCGCCGGGTGGCTTCTGAGCGTGGGCGCGGCCGCAGGGACGCCGAAGGGTTAA
- a CDS encoding DUF3794 domain-containing protein produces MDDKNLRQTVSASSVGTTMAVPAGKCTLGVQAGPIIVRQVIGEVEKQKVLDINVVVPPEKPAIEQIIDVFVKDVDVNSVDVITDKVIVRGDLEVKAIYVADQPDQAVHAVEIKHIKWTQDIEIVGARKGMDAEASVVVEFVDYDVEEHSHAHRAKYGNMKKWHDDDECDDDDDHDNDNCDDECDHHHHCRDLRDFDVSVVLKITAKVLTDREVQIGAAMPTTPKG; encoded by the coding sequence GTGGACGATAAAAACTTGCGGCAGACGGTTAGTGCCTCGTCCGTAGGTACGACCATGGCGGTACCGGCTGGCAAGTGCACGCTGGGCGTTCAGGCGGGACCGATAATTGTGCGGCAGGTTATCGGCGAGGTTGAAAAGCAGAAGGTTCTCGATATCAATGTGGTAGTTCCGCCCGAAAAACCGGCCATCGAGCAGATAATCGACGTTTTCGTGAAAGATGTGGATGTCAACAGCGTCGACGTTATTACCGACAAGGTCATCGTTCGCGGCGATCTTGAGGTCAAGGCCATCTATGTAGCCGATCAGCCCGATCAGGCGGTGCATGCTGTCGAGATCAAGCACATCAAGTGGACACAGGATATTGAGATTGTCGGCGCCCGCAAGGGGATGGACGCCGAGGCCAGTGTCGTGGTGGAATTCGTCGATTACGATGTCGAAGAACACTCCCACGCCCACCGCGCGAAGTACGGCAATATGAAGAAGTGGCATGACGACGATGAGTGCGACGACGATGACGATCACGACAACGACAATTGCGACGACGAGTGCGATCACCACCACCACTGTCGCGATCTGCGCGACTTCGACGTGTCTGTGGTGCTGAAGATTACCGCCAAGGTGCTTACCGACCGCGAGGTGCAGATCGGAGCGGCGATGCCGACGACACCCAAGGGCTAA
- a CDS encoding nucleotidyltransferase family protein, translated as MYDAIILAGGENSKEMCQHTPQSYEALIDIAGKPMVTFVADALARSRQVDRIFVLGPVAELANCDFPPGTQLVANGPTIIETIRLGMRALGHDRSVLVATADIPLLTAEAVNDFLAQCGKVEADLYYPIVPKEVNELNFPGNKRTYVRLREGVFTGGNLFLVRPGIVEQCALVAEKFIAERKHPLVLCRMLGWSFVIRFLLGVLCLADVQQRVAELLGVRGAVVKSPFAELGIDVDKPSDLELVRATFSLRG; from the coding sequence ATGTACGACGCCATAATACTGGCGGGTGGTGAAAACAGCAAAGAGATGTGCCAGCATACGCCGCAATCTTACGAAGCACTTATCGACATCGCCGGAAAGCCGATGGTGACTTTTGTCGCCGATGCGCTGGCCAGGTCCCGTCAGGTAGACCGCATCTTTGTACTCGGCCCGGTGGCCGAACTGGCGAACTGCGATTTTCCTCCCGGGACGCAGCTTGTGGCGAACGGACCCACAATCATCGAGACTATCCGCCTCGGAATGCGCGCCCTCGGCCATGACCGCTCCGTGCTTGTGGCGACGGCCGATATCCCTCTCCTCACCGCGGAGGCGGTGAACGATTTTCTCGCCCAGTGCGGGAAGGTGGAGGCCGACCTCTATTATCCCATCGTGCCCAAAGAGGTAAACGAACTCAACTTTCCGGGCAACAAACGCACCTATGTCCGCCTGCGCGAAGGCGTTTTCACCGGCGGCAACCTTTTCCTGGTCAGGCCGGGGATCGTCGAGCAGTGCGCCCTGGTGGCGGAAAAGTTTATCGCCGAGCGCAAGCACCCGCTGGTGCTGTGCAGGATGCTGGGCTGGTCGTTCGTGATCCGCTTTCTGCTGGGGGTGCTTTGCCTGGCGGATGTGCAGCAGCGGGTGGCGGAGCTTCTCGGCGTGCGGGGGGCTGTCGTCAAGTCGCCTTTCGCCGAGCTGGGCATCGATGTCGACAAGCCGAGCGATCTCGAACTTGTGAGGGCGACATTTTCCCTGCGGGGTTAA
- a CDS encoding L,D-transpeptidase family protein, producing MQLRFFYPPHRPIEAWLKEGDSRPIIAEVQKILAGYGLYAGEPHGCFDAVTADAVRRFQELRGLHPTGQLDPVTYCQLLAPATTADISPVAAGERAVAFLPRAKIQIVKSVRRLTLFDGNTALRQYPVAIGKPSTPTPEGNYAIATKILNPGGVLGSRWMGLNFDAYGIHGTNAPWKIGQMVSNGCIRMHNANVEELFHLIAVGCPVLIRN from the coding sequence ATGCAACTCCGGTTCTTCTACCCGCCCCACCGCCCCATTGAGGCCTGGCTGAAGGAAGGCGACAGCCGCCCCATTATCGCCGAAGTTCAGAAAATCCTGGCCGGGTACGGCCTGTACGCAGGTGAACCCCACGGCTGCTTCGACGCCGTCACCGCCGATGCCGTCAGGCGCTTTCAGGAACTGCGCGGCCTGCACCCCACCGGGCAACTCGACCCCGTCACCTACTGCCAGCTACTCGCGCCCGCCACCACCGCCGATATCAGCCCCGTCGCCGCCGGCGAGCGTGCCGTCGCCTTTTTGCCCCGCGCCAAAATCCAAATCGTCAAATCGGTTCGCCGCCTTACCCTCTTCGACGGCAATACCGCCCTCAGGCAATACCCCGTTGCAATCGGCAAACCGTCCACCCCCACCCCGGAAGGCAACTACGCCATCGCCACCAAGATCCTCAACCCCGGCGGCGTCCTCGGCAGTCGCTGGATGGGTCTCAACTTCGACGCCTACGGCATCCACGGCACCAACGCCCCGTGGAAAATCGGCCAGATGGTCTCCAACGGCTGCATACGCATGCACAACGCCAACGTCGAGGAACTATTCCACCTTATCGCCGTCGGCTGCCCGGTGCTTATCAGGAATTAG
- the cphA gene encoding cyanophycin synthetase yields MRILSVHTLPGANIYSHRPVLRVRLELSEGEEVPTNELGDFSLRLLASLPGLAEHGCSRGYPGGFAERLAEGTYLPHVFEHVVIELQCRAGYEVSFGKARQTDRAGIYDIVVGYRVAQAASAAVEATGELLATLLAGGAYDAAAAVVRIRAAGEAGGLGPSTAAIAEAAERRGIPVTRVAGEDLLILGYGCRQQRVWATVTGKTGAVAVDLACDKSLTKLVLAGGGVPVPDGLVAESAADAVRAAEYLGRPVAVKPAGGNQGKGVTLNIKTPAEVERAFVIAAAFDRRVLVEEFIPGRQYRLCIVGGKMAAAAERIPAYVMGDGVHSVIELVEIVNCDPLRGEGHERPLTRIKIDPVAITVLARQALTPQAVPEAGQVVYIRENANLSTGGTAVDVTDAVHPDNVLLAERAAALLGLDVAGVDMVAENIGRPIGGGHGVVIEVNAAPGIRMHHYPSAGKPRDVAARVIEHLFPRGDGRIPVIAITGTNGKTTVSRMIGHIWQHAGYRAGMTTTDGIFIGNRRIVDGDTTGPVSARTVLTDPAVEVAVLETARGGMQRSGLGFDTCDVAVVTNISEDHLGQDGIEDIDDLVFIKSLLVEVVRPGGHTLLNADDPYVTALRGRAKGEIAYFSTEPDNLLIRRHLSVGGKAFFVQDGIIYAACGRLGRPIVKVEDVPVTLGGAALHNVQNAVIAAAACYCMRVPVSYIRGGLSSFDQNPGRLNMMKIDDFRVCVDYGHNPAGYQALLNTAKRLGANRLVGVIAAPGDRRDDVIRNVGRVAGCGFDYLFVKEDTDLRGRRPGETAELLRRGALDAGIPADRITTIFAEEAAVLAALSTAMPGDLIVVFYEKYDKVLAVIESFRQSRPERTEVYAAGYTPGMVVSANSL; encoded by the coding sequence ATGCGGATACTTTCGGTACATACACTGCCGGGGGCCAATATTTACAGTCACCGCCCCGTGCTGCGGGTGAGGCTGGAGCTGAGCGAGGGCGAGGAGGTCCCCACGAACGAGCTGGGGGATTTTTCACTCCGCTTGCTGGCTTCGCTGCCGGGGCTGGCGGAGCACGGCTGCAGCCGGGGATATCCGGGCGGGTTCGCGGAACGGTTGGCGGAGGGGACTTATCTGCCCCATGTATTCGAGCATGTGGTGATCGAGCTGCAATGCCGGGCAGGGTATGAGGTGAGTTTCGGCAAGGCGCGGCAAACGGACCGGGCGGGCATATACGACATTGTGGTCGGGTACCGGGTAGCGCAGGCGGCATCAGCGGCGGTCGAAGCGACCGGGGAGCTCCTGGCGACTTTGCTCGCGGGCGGCGCTTACGACGCGGCGGCGGCGGTCGTCCGCATCCGCGCGGCCGGAGAGGCCGGCGGCTTAGGGCCGAGCACGGCCGCGATCGCTGAGGCGGCCGAGCGGAGGGGTATCCCGGTCACGCGGGTTGCTGGCGAGGATTTGTTGATTCTGGGCTACGGGTGCCGGCAGCAGCGGGTCTGGGCCACGGTGACCGGTAAGACGGGAGCGGTGGCCGTGGATCTGGCGTGCGATAAGTCGCTTACCAAGCTGGTGCTGGCCGGGGGCGGAGTGCCTGTCCCTGACGGCCTGGTGGCCGAGTCGGCGGCGGATGCGGTGCGGGCGGCCGAGTATTTGGGCCGGCCGGTGGCGGTAAAGCCGGCCGGCGGCAACCAGGGCAAGGGCGTTACGCTCAATATCAAGACCCCGGCCGAGGTGGAGCGGGCGTTTGTCATCGCCGCTGCTTTCGACCGGCGGGTGCTTGTGGAGGAGTTCATCCCCGGCCGGCAGTACCGGCTGTGCATAGTGGGCGGCAAGATGGCGGCGGCGGCTGAGCGCATCCCGGCGTACGTGATGGGCGATGGCGTCCACAGCGTGATTGAGCTGGTGGAGATAGTCAATTGCGACCCGCTGCGGGGCGAAGGGCATGAGCGGCCGCTGACCAGGATCAAGATCGACCCGGTGGCGATCACGGTGCTTGCCAGGCAGGCGCTGACCCCGCAGGCTGTGCCGGAGGCCGGGCAGGTCGTTTATATCCGCGAAAACGCCAACCTGAGCACCGGCGGGACGGCAGTGGATGTGACCGACGCCGTCCATCCCGATAACGTGCTGCTTGCAGAACGGGCGGCGGCGCTGCTGGGACTCGACGTCGCCGGGGTTGATATGGTTGCCGAGAATATCGGTCGGCCGATCGGCGGCGGGCATGGGGTGGTTATCGAGGTGAATGCCGCGCCGGGCATCCGCATGCATCATTATCCGTCGGCCGGGAAACCGCGCGACGTGGCCGCCCGGGTTATAGAGCATCTTTTCCCCCGCGGCGACGGCCGCATCCCGGTTATCGCCATAACCGGCACGAACGGCAAGACGACGGTGAGCAGGATGATCGGGCATATCTGGCAGCACGCCGGGTACCGCGCCGGAATGACCACTACCGACGGCATTTTTATCGGCAACCGCCGCATCGTGGATGGGGATACGACCGGCCCGGTCAGCGCCCGGACGGTGCTCACCGATCCGGCGGTGGAGGTGGCGGTATTGGAGACGGCCCGCGGCGGCATGCAGCGCAGCGGACTGGGTTTCGACACCTGCGATGTAGCTGTCGTCACCAATATCAGCGAGGATCATCTGGGCCAGGACGGCATTGAGGATATCGACGACCTTGTTTTTATCAAGTCGCTGTTGGTCGAGGTCGTGCGGCCCGGCGGACATACGCTGCTTAACGCCGACGATCCTTACGTAACCGCGCTGAGGGGGCGGGCCAAGGGTGAAATCGCCTATTTCAGCACCGAGCCGGACAATCTGCTTATCCGCCGTCACCTAAGCGTCGGCGGCAAGGCGTTTTTTGTGCAGGATGGCATAATCTACGCCGCCTGCGGTCGCCTTGGACGACCGATCGTCAAAGTGGAGGATGTGCCGGTGACGCTGGGGGGGGCAGCCCTCCACAATGTGCAGAACGCCGTTATTGCCGCGGCGGCGTGCTATTGCATGAGGGTACCGGTCAGTTACATCCGCGGCGGGCTGTCGAGCTTTGACCAGAACCCCGGGCGCCTGAATATGATGAAGATCGATGATTTCCGGGTGTGTGTCGATTACGGCCACAATCCGGCCGGCTACCAAGCGCTGCTGAATACGGCCAAGCGCCTCGGCGCCAACCGGCTTGTGGGGGTTATCGCCGCCCCGGGGGACCGGCGGGACGACGTAATCAGGAACGTCGGCCGGGTGGCCGGCTGTGGGTTCGATTACCTGTTCGTCAAGGAAGATACCGACCTGCGCGGCCGCCGTCCTGGCGAGACTGCGGAGCTTTTGCGCCGGGGCGCTTTGGACGCCGGGATTCCCGCTGACCGGATCACGACGATTTTCGCCGAGGAAGCCGCGGTGTTGGCTGCGCTTTCCACCGCCATGCCGGGCGACCTGATCGTGGTGTTTTACGAGAAGTACGATAAGGTGCTGGCGGTTATCGAGTCATTCCGGCAGAGTCGGCCGGAGAGGACGGAGGTTTACGCCGCAGGGTATACGCCGGGGATGGTGGTAAGCGCCAATTCGCTCTAG
- a CDS encoding chemotaxis protein CheW: protein MDDVTANEELQLVIFRLAKEEYGLPITKVQEINRLVPITKLPQTPSFMEGIINLRGRIIPVIDLRKRFQLAAAEQSEDNRIIIVEVSGQTIGIIVDAVTEVVRLPGSSVEPPPPTFILDAQYIHGVGKLEERLLIMLDIDKILTSQEEIMLKQIKQ, encoded by the coding sequence ATGGACGACGTCACAGCTAATGAAGAGCTGCAGTTGGTCATTTTTCGCCTCGCCAAGGAAGAATACGGTTTGCCGATAACCAAGGTGCAGGAAATCAACCGTCTTGTGCCGATCACTAAATTGCCGCAGACGCCTTCTTTCATGGAAGGGATAATAAATCTGCGCGGCCGGATAATCCCGGTAATCGATCTGAGGAAACGGTTCCAACTGGCCGCCGCTGAGCAGAGCGAGGATAACCGCATTATCATCGTCGAGGTCAGCGGTCAGACGATCGGCATAATCGTCGACGCGGTGACCGAGGTCGTTCGCCTGCCCGGCTCGAGCGTCGAGCCGCCGCCGCCGACCTTCATTCTCGACGCCCAGTATATCCACGGGGTCGGCAAGCTTGAGGAGCGCCTGCTGATCATGCTTGATATCGATAAGATACTGACCAGTCAGGAAGAAATTATGCTCAAACAGATCAAACAATAA
- a CDS encoding cyanophycinase, giving the protein MIGEKTGNLLVIGGNEDKRGDCVILRKFVAMAGGREAMIAVVTTATEHPDETGEEYRAILTELGAAGVGIVSVTSRQAANARHNDGELDSCTGIFFTGGDQLRLTSILGGSEVDAAIRRAYRRGVVIAGTSAGASVMSDTMIVDGSSSETPKKAALSMAHGMGLLAEVVIDQHFAQRGRINRLLAAVAQNPHILGVGIDEDTALVVSPQRNFEVIGSQTVTVIDGQRVVHSNISESKRYDPLALTNVILHILPSGYGYDLKRRLPHERG; this is encoded by the coding sequence ATGATCGGAGAGAAGACAGGCAATTTGCTTGTTATCGGCGGCAACGAGGACAAGCGGGGAGATTGCGTTATTCTGCGCAAGTTCGTGGCGATGGCCGGCGGACGCGAGGCGATGATCGCGGTGGTTACTACGGCCACCGAGCACCCCGACGAGACGGGGGAAGAGTACCGTGCCATCCTGACCGAGCTGGGCGCAGCCGGTGTCGGCATCGTGTCGGTGACGAGCCGGCAGGCGGCCAACGCCAGGCATAATGACGGCGAGCTGGATAGTTGCACAGGGATTTTTTTTACCGGCGGCGATCAGCTCCGGCTGACGAGTATTCTCGGCGGGTCGGAGGTGGACGCGGCAATTCGCCGCGCTTACCGGCGCGGGGTGGTGATTGCCGGGACGAGCGCCGGCGCGTCGGTGATGAGCGATACGATGATTGTCGACGGCAGTTCGAGCGAAACGCCGAAGAAGGCGGCGCTGAGTATGGCCCACGGGATGGGGCTGCTGGCGGAAGTGGTTATCGACCAGCATTTCGCCCAGCGGGGCCGCATCAACCGCTTGCTGGCGGCGGTTGCCCAGAACCCCCATATTCTAGGCGTAGGTATCGACGAGGATACGGCGCTGGTGGTTTCGCCCCAGCGCAATTTCGAGGTTATCGGGTCGCAGACGGTGACGGTGATCGATGGCCAGCGGGTGGTGCACTCGAATATTTCCGAGTCGAAGCGGTACGATCCGTTGGCGCTTACTAACGTTATTCTGCATATCTTGCCCAGCGGATATGGGTACGACTTGAAACGGCGCTTGCCACACGAACGCGGCTAA
- a CDS encoding GntR family transcriptional regulator, with product MERRLPPIKLDSYRPLREVVGEALREAITTGILKPGERLMEIQMAEELGVSRTPVREAIRRLELEGFLVMVPRRGTYVSDLSIKDINEVFEIRTALDVLAAGLAAERITEEELEQMERLLVEIGEYIDSGEADKIVDVDSQFHDFLYQASRNDRLVGIINNLREQFTRFRSISMAYPGRVKNTLEEHRRLVEAIAQRNPDLAQQYAREHMENAEQTLLNDLSERRQKR from the coding sequence ATGGAACGACGGTTGCCGCCGATCAAGCTTGACAGCTACCGGCCTTTGCGCGAAGTTGTCGGCGAGGCGCTACGCGAAGCTATTACGACCGGCATCCTCAAACCCGGGGAGCGTTTGATGGAGATCCAGATGGCGGAAGAGCTGGGGGTAAGCCGCACGCCCGTGCGGGAGGCGATCCGGCGGCTCGAGCTGGAGGGTTTCCTGGTGATGGTGCCGCGCCGCGGCACATATGTGTCAGATCTGTCGATCAAAGACATCAACGAGGTATTCGAGATCCGCACCGCGCTGGACGTTTTGGCGGCTGGCCTGGCGGCCGAACGGATCACCGAGGAAGAGCTCGAGCAGATGGAGCGTCTGCTGGTCGAGATCGGCGAATATATTGATAGCGGCGAAGCGGACAAAATCGTCGACGTCGACAGCCAGTTTCACGATTTTCTGTACCAGGCTAGCCGCAACGACCGCCTAGTGGGGATCATCAATAATCTGCGCGAGCAGTTTACCCGTTTCCGGTCGATATCGATGGCGTATCCCGGGCGGGTAAAAAACACGCTTGAAGAGCACCGGCGGCTGGTCGAGGCCATCGCCCAGCGCAATCCCGACCTCGCCCAGCAGTATGCCCGCGAGCATATGGAGAACGCCGAGCAGACGCTGCTGAACGATCTCAGCGAACGCCGGCAGAAACGCTAG